One Ignavibacteriota bacterium DNA window includes the following coding sequences:
- the argH gene encoding argininosuccinate lyase — protein MKVWNGRFKKPLHPEALKFSSSLPVDKRLFEEDIEGSLAHVAMLAKQKIIAKADAAKIQKALKEIRIEIRSGKLSFGKELNGKNRFVAEDIHMAIEQRLLEKVGDLGGKLHTARSRNDQIALDERLYLHKVIVHIKREIRQLQKTFLRKAEQYQQVVMPGYTHLQHAQPILLVHHLLAYVSMFERDGERFDDCLKRVNRSPLGAGALAGTSFPIDRAFLADSLGMIGIIDNSIDAVSDRDVHIEFLSACAITMMHLSRFAEEMILWTSREWNFAEIGDEFTTGSSIMPQKKNPDMAELVRGKTGRVYGNLVALLTVMKGLPLAYNRDMQEDKEPLFDSADTLSDCLKISSAMLKTVTFNKERFELELQADFTLATELADYLVRKGLPFRKAHAVVGAIVQKCLKEHKTLNQLSLKEYQTFSKEFKKDVYQILEPETSLQLKKSFGSTSPKEVRRAIERWKKKFNHG, from the coding sequence ATGAAAGTCTGGAACGGACGATTTAAGAAACCGTTGCATCCCGAAGCGTTGAAGTTTTCTTCTTCGCTTCCGGTTGATAAGCGATTGTTTGAGGAAGACATCGAAGGAAGTCTTGCTCATGTTGCGATGCTGGCGAAACAGAAGATTATTGCAAAAGCGGATGCGGCGAAGATTCAAAAAGCGCTGAAGGAAATTCGGATAGAAATTCGTTCGGGCAAGTTGTCTTTCGGAAAAGAATTGAACGGCAAGAATCGTTTCGTCGCTGAAGATATTCACATGGCAATCGAACAGCGATTGCTCGAAAAAGTCGGTGACCTTGGCGGGAAACTTCACACGGCGCGCAGTCGCAACGACCAGATTGCACTTGATGAACGATTGTATCTTCACAAGGTAATCGTGCATATCAAGAGGGAAATCAGACAATTGCAAAAAACGTTTCTCCGCAAGGCAGAGCAATATCAACAGGTCGTCATGCCGGGGTACACGCACTTACAACACGCACAGCCAATTCTGCTTGTGCATCATCTGCTGGCGTATGTTTCCATGTTTGAACGGGATGGCGAACGGTTTGATGATTGTTTGAAGCGCGTGAATCGTTCACCGCTTGGCGCTGGTGCGTTGGCGGGAACATCGTTTCCGATTGACCGTGCGTTCTTAGCGGATTCACTTGGAATGATTGGGATTATTGATAACAGTATTGATGCAGTGAGCGACCGCGATGTTCACATCGAGTTTCTTTCTGCGTGCGCAATTACGATGATGCACCTGAGCCGGTTCGCTGAGGAAATGATTCTCTGGACTTCGCGTGAATGGAACTTTGCAGAAATCGGAGATGAGTTCACGACGGGAAGCAGTATCATGCCACAGAAAAAAAATCCCGACATGGCAGAACTTGTGCGAGGAAAAACCGGACGCGTGTACGGCAATTTGGTTGCGCTTCTCACCGTGATGAAAGGACTTCCGCTTGCGTACAACCGCGATATGCAAGAAGATAAAGAACCGCTCTTCGATTCTGCCGATACGCTTTCCGACTGCTTGAAGATTTCCTCAGCAATGTTGAAAACTGTCACGTTCAACAAAGAAAGATTCGAGTTGGAACTTCAAGCGGATTTTACCTTAGCGACTGAACTTGCAGATTATCTTGTGAGAAAAGGATTGCCGTTCAGGAAAGCGCACGCTGTTGTCGGCGCGATTGTTCAGAAGTGTTTGAAAGAACATAAAACGCTCAACCAACTTTCACTGAAAGAATATCAAACATTCTCCAAGGAATTTAAGAAGGATGTTTATCAAATTCTCGAACCGGAAACTTCGTTACAGTTGAAGAAGTCGTTTGGCTCGACGTCTCCAAAAGAGGTGAGGCGTGCGATTGAGAGATGGAAGAAAAAATTTAACCACGGATAA
- a CDS encoding argininosuccinate synthase, giving the protein MIIMKIVVAYSGGLDTSVMVKWLMQKYNAEIITASGNLGQEKELIGVQEKALKTGATKAYVEDLTKEFVELYIFPALKANALYEKSYPMATSLGRPLLAKMLVDVARKEGATFIAHGCTGKGNDQVRFEVSIAALAPELNVIAPLREWEFKSREEEMAYAKQHGIPVAATASSPYSIDENIWGTSIECGVLEDPMVEPPEDAYQRTVSPERAPDESEYITIEFEQGIPIALDGKEMDSVELLRKLNTIGGVHGIGRIDLVENRLVGIKSREIYEAPAATILHFAHTELERLTLDKSVFHMKNQLSNEYANLVYNGLWFSPLRKALDAFINETQKTVSGTVKVKLFKGTVAIAGRTSPHSLYNAKLATYTSEDQFDHKASEGFIKIFGLPLKTFHQVQTGNVYQHESIS; this is encoded by the coding sequence ATAATCATCATGAAAATTGTTGTTGCATACTCCGGCGGATTGGATACATCCGTCATGGTCAAATGGCTGATGCAAAAGTATAACGCGGAAATCATAACCGCGAGCGGAAATCTCGGTCAGGAAAAAGAACTCATCGGCGTGCAGGAAAAAGCGCTGAAGACCGGCGCGACGAAAGCGTACGTCGAAGACCTCACAAAAGAATTTGTCGAGTTGTATATTTTTCCCGCGCTCAAAGCGAATGCGCTCTATGAAAAATCGTATCCGATGGCAACATCGCTCGGTCGTCCGTTGCTCGCGAAGATGCTGGTTGATGTCGCCCGGAAAGAAGGCGCAACGTTTATTGCGCACGGTTGCACAGGAAAGGGAAATGACCAGGTACGGTTTGAAGTATCGATTGCCGCGCTTGCGCCGGAGTTGAACGTGATAGCGCCGCTACGTGAGTGGGAATTCAAATCGCGGGAAGAAGAAATGGCGTACGCGAAACAACACGGAATTCCCGTTGCGGCAACAGCGTCAAGTCCATATTCGATTGATGAAAATATTTGGGGAACGAGCATCGAGTGCGGAGTTTTAGAAGACCCGATGGTCGAGCCGCCGGAAGACGCGTACCAGCGAACAGTCTCTCCCGAACGTGCGCCGGATGAATCGGAATATATCACGATTGAATTTGAACAAGGAATTCCCATCGCGCTCGATGGAAAAGAAATGGATTCGGTCGAGTTGCTTCGCAAGTTAAATACAATCGGCGGGGTTCACGGAATCGGCAGAATTGATTTGGTGGAAAATCGTTTGGTCGGAATTAAGTCGCGGGAAATTTATGAAGCGCCCGCCGCAACGATTCTCCATTTCGCACACACGGAACTTGAGCGGCTCACGCTCGACAAGTCGGTGTTCCACATGAAGAATCAATTATCGAACGAGTACGCGAATCTTGTGTATAACGGATTGTGGTTCTCGCCGCTCCGCAAAGCGCTTGATGCGTTCATCAACGAAACACAAAAAACGGTTTCGGGAACGGTGAAAGTAAAACTCTTCAAAGGAACGGTCGCGATTGCAGGAAGAACATCTCCGCACTCGCTCTACAACGCGAAGTTAGCAACGTACACAAGCGAAGACCAGTTCGACCACAAAGCATCGGAAGGATTCATCAAAATTTTCGGATTGCCTCTTAAGACGTTTCATCAGGTTCAAACCGGCAACGTGTATCAACACGAATCAATTTCCTGA
- the argR gene encoding arginine repressor, with translation MNKIARQYAIKEIINSMPVANQDELRLQLKKRGFNVTQATLSRDMQELGLARVASGDGARYVLQPEAEVQILRPLVGAEVISIQCNESMVVIKTLPGCASVVAEFLDAQKHPGIIGTLAGDNTLLVIPESQKKTQSLLNYLKETLIEGK, from the coding sequence ATGAATAAAATCGCACGGCAATACGCCATCAAAGAAATTATCAACTCAATGCCGGTTGCCAACCAGGATGAACTGCGTCTTCAACTGAAAAAGCGCGGCTTTAATGTTACGCAGGCAACGCTATCGCGCGACATGCAGGAACTCGGACTTGCGCGCGTTGCATCGGGAGATGGAGCGCGGTACGTTCTTCAACCCGAAGCGGAAGTGCAAATTCTTCGTCCGCTTGTCGGTGCAGAAGTCATTTCCATTCAGTGCAACGAAAGCATGGTTGTCATCAAAACGCTTCCCGGTTGTGCAAGCGTAGTTGCGGAATTTCTCGACGCGCAAAAACATCCGGGCATCATCGGCACGCTTGCGGGGGACAACACATTGCTCGTCATTCCCGAATCACAAAAGAAAACTCAATCATTACTCAACTATCTCAAAGAAACATTAATCGAAGGAAAATAA
- the argB gene encoding acetylglutamate kinase, with protein sequence MIDDELKATFAQDVTLLKKIGIKIVIVHGGGKEITEIANRLGIESRFVDGQRYTDEAMIDVVQMVLAGKTNKDIVARINQCDGEAVGLCGIDAGVLLVKKFSATADKSENATDLGFVGEVVGVNTSYLNLLLNNSIMPVIAPLGVDANGQVYNINADVAAANIASALQAEKLVFLSDVEGVFAQGNLIHSMTLEEANHLITTRIISNGMIPKINSAFNALKAGVQKVHLIDGRVTHSLLLEIFTNEGIGTELVHSSNNEMEFA encoded by the coding sequence ATGATTGATGATGAACTCAAAGCAACGTTCGCACAGGATGTAACCCTCTTGAAGAAAATCGGAATTAAGATTGTGATTGTTCATGGAGGCGGAAAAGAAATTACCGAGATTGCCAACAGGCTTGGCATTGAGTCGCGCTTCGTTGATGGACAACGCTACACCGACGAAGCGATGATTGATGTTGTGCAGATGGTGCTTGCCGGCAAAACAAACAAAGACATCGTTGCCCGCATTAACCAATGCGATGGAGAAGCGGTTGGCTTGTGCGGCATTGATGCCGGCGTTCTCCTTGTCAAAAAATTTTCCGCCACGGCGGACAAGTCGGAGAATGCAACTGATTTGGGTTTCGTCGGTGAGGTTGTCGGCGTGAACACTTCATATCTCAATTTACTACTCAACAATTCCATCATGCCGGTCATTGCGCCGCTCGGTGTTGATGCAAACGGGCAAGTGTATAACATCAACGCGGATGTTGCCGCCGCGAACATCGCCTCAGCGCTTCAGGCGGAGAAACTTGTGTTCCTCAGCGATGTCGAAGGGGTGTTCGCTCAGGGAAATCTTATTCACAGCATGACGCTGGAAGAAGCTAATCATCTCATCACAACGCGCATCATCAGTAACGGCATGATTCCGAAAATCAATTCTGCGTTTAACGCGCTTAAAGCAGGCGTTCAAAAAGTTCATTTGATTGATGGACGGGTTACACATTCTCTTCTGTTGGAAATTTTCACCAACGAGGGAATCGGGACGGAGCTTGTTCATTCATCAAACAACGAAATGGAATTTGCATGA